In Flavobacterium piscisymbiosum, the sequence TAGAAGATAAAAATTAAAAATAACTATAAATTTTAAACACGAATTTCACAAATTAGCACTAATTGTTTTTTGAAATTAAATTCACAAACGCAATTGATTATTTAATTTGTGCAAATTAGTGAAATTCGTGTTTTGTTTTATTGCGCAATAATACCAATATATCGTTCTAAGTTTTCTTTTTCAGTTTTAGCTACAAAAAGTAAAAAGTCTTCTTTATTATTTTTTGTCTGCGCAGTTTCTAAAGTCTGATAATATTGCATACGGTTATCATAATCTCCTTTGATATTAGCAATTATATATCCTTTTTGTAATAAAATTAAATTCATGACCAGACGAGAAGTTCTTCCGTTTCCATCAATAAAAGGATGAATTGTGATTAATCTTTCATGCATTTCGGCCGCCAAAATAACGGGATGCAGTTTATTTTTATTGGTTTCATACCAAATAAAATAATCTTCCATTTCTTTGGCAACCATAAATGGTTGTGGTGGCATATGTGTGCTTCCTTTTATCATAACTTGTACTTTACGGTAACGACCTGCGTCTTCTGGAATTATCCCGCGCAGAATTAAATTATGGATTGATAAAAGATCGCGTTCGTTTAATGAAACACTTCTTTGCATTAAATCTTTGATAAAACCAATCGCTTCCTGATGATTAATGGCCTCCATATGCTCACGCATACTTTTTCCGGAAATTGTAAGACCTTCATTAATGACCATGTCAGTTTCACGAAGTGTCATTGTGTTTCCTTCAATTCTATTACTTTCAAAAGTATATTCTAATTCTAATGCCTGAGTAATTCTAAAGCTGTCATATTGGCGATAACTGTCTAATTTTGCTTTTAATAGATCAATCTCCTTTAAAAGATTTTCTAAAGTTTTGGAGATTTTTAATTTTGAAACAGTTTTATTGTATTTAATTTCCTGTTCCGCTACCATTAATGCTTTTAAGGCAAATTCATCATCTCCAATTTCATATAGAATTTTTTCCTTGAGCCAGGCAATCATTAAGGTTTCAAAGTCAATTTCTAAAAGCTGAGAAAGTTTTGAAATTTGTTCTCTGGTTGGTTTTCTTGTTCCTGATTCAAATTTACTTATTAATGCCTGATCAATACCCAGGATTTGCGCCACTTCTCTAGTCTTTAATCCTTTTAGTTCTCTTGCATTTTTAAGAAGTGTTTTCATATTTGTAAAAATGTTTTAAATTGTCTTGACAGAATTAGTCATTTTATTAATGATAAAAAAAAGCAATATTAAATATATTGCTTTTCTAAAATTATATTTTACTTTTTGGAGGAAGAGATCCGTCTTTTCTCATTTCCTGAACTACAGTCTGCATAATAGCATCAACCGTTTGACCTAAATCAGTAACGTAATCTGATTTTGTCGTTCCTGTCCAGATTAATTTATTTTCTTTTAATGAAAAAACATTGGTTTCTACCATATATGATGTCGTTTCCTGATAGTATCCCGGGTCATAAAAGTTAGGAGAGTACATTCCGTACCAGTTTCCAAAACCGTAACCATACATTCCGGTATACATTCCGTCGAAGCCGCCGTAGTACATGCCTGTGTAAGTTCCGGGAACATAAGTTGTTTCTTTTTCTTTGCTTACTAAACGCAATGTAATAACGCCATCAAAATTCTCATCCTGCAATATTTTTAATTTTTGCTCCTGAGTAAGATTTTTGGTTGTTTCGTTTAAGTACTGATAAGAAGTTTTGAAAATTTCATTACTGGCAGCAATTCTGTTTTCAGTAACTCTTCTTGAAGCTTCGTCTTTTAATAAAGCTACAACCAGAACTTTTTTGAAATTTTCCTGAGCGACTGTTATTTTTGGATCTCTCCAGCTATTTACAATAGAAGTGTTACTGCCACAACCTGAAAGAGCAAGAACAGCGATTACTAAAAATAAGTATTTTTTCATATTACAATTTTTTATAATGATTGTAGTAAAAATACGTATAAAATAAAAGCAAACCCTTCTTACAATTAAAAATATATTTTAATTATAAGCTTTTTTTATTCGGTCTAAGTCGCGTTTGGTATCTTGTTCTTTTAGCGATTCGCGCTTATCGTAGTTTTTCTTTCCTTTGCAAAGACCAATTTGTAATTTTGCAAGTCCCTTTTCGTTGGTAAATAATTTTAAAGGAACAATGGTAAGACCTTTTGCCTGAACGCTTTTATGAAGACTTTTTAATTCTTTCTTGTTCAAAAGTAATTTTCTTTCGCTTCTTGCTTTATGGTTAAACTGATTTCCGAATGTATATTCTTCGATATAAGTATTGATTGCAAAAAGTTCCAG encodes:
- a CDS encoding membrane lipoprotein lipid attachment site-containing protein, with translation MKKYLFLVIAVLALSGCGSNTSIVNSWRDPKITVAQENFKKVLVVALLKDEASRRVTENRIAASNEIFKTSYQYLNETTKNLTQEQKLKILQDENFDGVITLRLVSKEKETTYVPGTYTGMYYGGFDGMYTGMYGYGFGNWYGMYSPNFYDPGYYQETTSYMVETNVFSLKENKLIWTGTTKSDYVTDLGQTVDAIMQTVVQEMRKDGSLPPKSKI
- the smpB gene encoding SsrA-binding protein SmpB, which codes for MLKTVNILNKRARFDYEIIDTYTAGIVLSGTEIKSIRLGKANITESFCEFSNLELFAINTYIEEYTFGNQFNHKARSERKLLLNKKELKSLHKSVQAKGLTIVPLKLFTNEKGLAKLQIGLCKGKKNYDKRESLKEQDTKRDLDRIKKAYN
- a CDS encoding Fic family protein, whose protein sequence is MKTLLKNARELKGLKTREVAQILGIDQALISKFESGTRKPTREQISKLSQLLEIDFETLMIAWLKEKILYEIGDDEFALKALMVAEQEIKYNKTVSKLKISKTLENLLKEIDLLKAKLDSYRQYDSFRITQALELEYTFESNRIEGNTMTLRETDMVINEGLTISGKSMREHMEAINHQEAIGFIKDLMQRSVSLNERDLLSIHNLILRGIIPEDAGRYRKVQVMIKGSTHMPPQPFMVAKEMEDYFIWYETNKNKLHPVILAAEMHERLITIHPFIDGNGRTSRLVMNLILLQKGYIIANIKGDYDNRMQYYQTLETAQTKNNKEDFLLFVAKTEKENLERYIGIIAQ